From the genome of Streptococcus marmotae, one region includes:
- a CDS encoding metallophosphoesterase — protein sequence MKKRYWFYLVCLGVLIGYFLMPKQAQRASYLAKEWTDSEQIWIVTDMHYLSPSLHDNGKAFSIIQNTAAGKDVRYSKERMDALVAQVKKEKPKLLLVSGDLSLNGEKKSMEDLAEQFNVMEAAGTEVLVIPGNHDIASGWAREFKGENQVKTAQVTKKDFEKIFTDFGYAQASQRDKSSLSYMAKPFTNLWLLMIDSNIYVDGLGRGAPATNGRLKKETLMWITSQLQEAREAGVQVIPIMHHNVLDQHIAPTSGFTLDNAVDLRELYDQYGITLTFSGHIHTQHITQSTGKQSQLTEVVNGAFSMYPMTIGRLSLKENRLIYQQTRLDVDLWKNNANLDLADHQKYLMDVFHRSSDMMLHTALHDDAAYDRQLADQLSDIMASLNLAFFSGERLTEEWFKEKIYQHPAYVALLKQEPQSRLVDYIGMMIDEMKEGAVDYVEIEWKQKKPD from the coding sequence ATGAAGAAGCGCTATTGGTTTTATCTAGTGTGTTTAGGGGTATTAATTGGCTATTTTTTGATGCCCAAACAAGCGCAACGAGCTTCTTATTTAGCAAAAGAGTGGACTGACTCTGAGCAAATTTGGATTGTAACCGATATGCATTACCTATCTCCAAGTCTGCACGATAATGGTAAGGCTTTTTCCATTATTCAAAATACAGCAGCAGGAAAAGATGTCCGCTATAGTAAGGAAAGAATGGATGCCTTGGTGGCTCAAGTGAAGAAAGAGAAGCCTAAGTTACTCCTTGTTAGTGGGGATTTGAGCCTAAATGGTGAAAAAAAGAGCATGGAAGACTTGGCAGAACAGTTCAACGTAATGGAAGCTGCTGGTACAGAAGTGTTGGTTATTCCAGGAAATCATGATATTGCCAGTGGGTGGGCGCGTGAATTTAAGGGTGAGAATCAGGTTAAGACAGCCCAAGTCACGAAGAAGGACTTTGAAAAAATCTTTACAGATTTTGGTTACGCCCAAGCCAGTCAACGGGATAAATCTTCTCTTAGTTATATGGCAAAGCCCTTTACAAATCTTTGGTTATTGATGATTGATAGTAATATCTATGTCGACGGCCTAGGAAGGGGTGCTCCTGCGACGAATGGGCGATTGAAAAAAGAAACGTTGATGTGGATAACTTCCCAATTGCAGGAAGCTAGGGAAGCGGGAGTTCAGGTGATTCCGATTATGCATCATAATGTCTTGGACCAGCACATTGCGCCGACGAGTGGATTTACACTTGATAATGCGGTTGATTTGCGAGAATTGTATGATCAGTATGGTATTACCCTAACCTTTTCTGGTCATATTCATACCCAGCACATCACTCAATCAACAGGAAAGCAATCGCAGCTTACTGAGGTTGTAAATGGCGCTTTTTCCATGTATCCTATGACCATTGGTCGTTTATCTTTAAAAGAGAATCGCCTCATTTATCAACAAACCAGACTTGATGTTGACTTGTGGAAAAACAATGCGAATCTCGATTTAGCGGATCATCAAAAATATTTAATGGATGTCTTTCATCGGTCGAGTGATATGATGCTTCATACTGCCTTACATGATGATGCAGCTTATGACCGGCAATTGGCAGATCAACTGTCAGACATAATGGCTTCGCTCAATCTTGCCTTTTTTTCAGGTGAACGTTTGACGGAGGAATGGTTTAAAGAAAAAATCTATCAACACCCGGCTTATGTAGCCCTCCTGAAACAAGAGCCTCAAAGTAGATTGGTAGATTATATAGGGATGATGATAGATGAAATGAAAGAGGGCGCTGTTGATTATGTAGAAATCGAATGGAAGCAGAAAAAGCCCGATTAG
- a CDS encoding bifunctional folylpolyglutamate synthase/dihydrofolate synthase, protein MTLEKWLNEKQGRNYRYKMEKVRYALDLLGHPEQGLPVVHVAGTNGKGSTIAFLRSLLEGHNLRVGTFVSPHLVTVHDRICINGQPIAKADFQKLLERVFQLEKKVEQVYEPFRYFEVLTLVMLLYFQAQRLDIALVEVGIGGLLDTTNVVEPLISIITSIGLDHQDLLGNSLTEIAEQKAGIIKEKAPIILGPMPDVALQICKKTASAHHAPLYYEGRDFVLMNGQFRSDTWQIEGIELGLIGQHQEENAALALQAFYLLMNHQDIHIDQEEVLKTLKNTQWAGRLERIGGTNRMYLDGAHNLPAIERLVDFVQSQQWNRVTILFSALKRKDFREMLDSICERLPEARLILTSFAYDGGIDELDAPKGIPYIADYVQFIQEWERQSLEGELLFITGSLYFIAEVRKAIEKNSK, encoded by the coding sequence ATGACGTTAGAAAAATGGCTCAATGAGAAGCAGGGAAGGAACTACCGCTATAAGATGGAGAAGGTGCGGTATGCGTTGGATTTACTAGGACACCCAGAGCAGGGACTGCCGGTGGTTCATGTGGCGGGTACGAATGGGAAGGGGTCGACTATTGCATTTTTGAGAAGCCTGTTGGAGGGACATAACTTACGTGTAGGAACGTTTGTATCACCGCATTTGGTAACGGTTCATGACCGTATCTGTATCAATGGGCAGCCGATTGCGAAAGCTGATTTTCAGAAGTTGCTTGAGCGTGTTTTTCAGCTGGAGAAGAAAGTCGAACAGGTTTATGAGCCGTTCCGCTATTTTGAAGTGCTGACGCTAGTGATGCTACTCTATTTTCAGGCGCAGCGGCTTGATATTGCTTTGGTTGAGGTAGGAATCGGAGGATTGCTAGACACGACCAATGTGGTGGAGCCTTTGATAAGTATCATTACCTCTATTGGCTTGGATCATCAGGATTTATTAGGAAATAGTCTCACTGAGATTGCGGAACAAAAAGCAGGGATCATAAAGGAGAAAGCACCTATTATATTGGGACCTATGCCTGATGTTGCTTTGCAAATTTGCAAGAAAACAGCGAGTGCCCATCACGCCCCGCTCTACTATGAAGGACGAGATTTTGTCTTAATGAATGGTCAATTTCGCAGTGACACTTGGCAAATAGAAGGGATCGAACTGGGGCTGATTGGTCAGCATCAAGAAGAAAATGCAGCGCTAGCATTGCAGGCTTTTTATCTGTTGATGAATCATCAAGATATCCACATTGACCAAGAAGAGGTTTTGAAAACCTTGAAAAACACCCAGTGGGCTGGTCGACTCGAACGGATTGGTGGTACAAATCGCATGTACTTAGACGGCGCACATAATTTGCCAGCAATTGAGCGGCTGGTCGATTTTGTCCAGTCTCAGCAATGGAATAGGGTTACAATTTTATTTTCAGCATTGAAACGGAAAGATTTCCGAGAAATGCTGGATTCTATTTGCGAACGGCTACCGGAAGCTCGCTTGATTTTAACGAGCTTTGCCTATGATGGAGGGATAGACGAGCTAGATGCTCCTAAAGGGATACCTTATATAGCGGATTATGTCCAATTCATTCAAGAATGGGAGCGTCAGTCGCTTGAAGGGGAACTGCTCTTTATAACGGGCTCTCTCTACTTCATCGCAGAAGTCAGAAAAGCTATCGAAAAAAACTCAAAGTAG
- a CDS encoding ATP-binding protein: protein MMTHFPDIPRVYTALSEAVACCLVCLPLIINMEWLRKMRTLLLIFPAQILLQLLAGQFPILLWTIGMGINISWMFASIYLLGVKQSKTALYLTAKAFIAAELVASLAWHLYCLTIYSQPVDNLWTQALFMGIISSIAFLLFYQQNRKINLEELQNSIEKREVWVAVFTSLTIFILSNIGFILSGTPQFQDSTSIFILRTTVNFSGILLLLTQESQQYDRYLREELVAIHNMFQLQYKQYQAYRENNDLISRKAHDLKHQLYIIQQEADKQKQQQYLKEMTVAIQNFEAKIETGNPVLDTILTQKNQYCLQNSINFTCIVQGQLLHFMDIMDISALFGNAIDNAIEAVEKISQAEQRLMTLKVSQHSQFIVIRLDNYDTSNLDLSTGQFPSTSKEDKNLHGIGLKSMDFIVQKYGGNLTLSKEDNWVQLKILLPVENS, encoded by the coding sequence ATGATGACACACTTTCCAGATATTCCACGAGTCTATACCGCACTATCTGAAGCAGTCGCCTGTTGCTTGGTCTGTCTTCCCCTGATTATCAACATGGAATGGTTGCGAAAAATGAGAACCTTGCTCCTCATCTTTCCTGCTCAAATTCTACTGCAACTCCTAGCTGGTCAATTCCCTATCCTCTTGTGGACAATCGGCATGGGTATCAATATCTCTTGGATGTTTGCATCGATTTACCTACTAGGTGTCAAACAGTCAAAGACTGCTCTTTATTTAACTGCAAAGGCCTTTATCGCTGCAGAATTAGTCGCCTCTCTTGCCTGGCATCTTTACTGTCTCACGATTTATTCACAACCTGTGGATAACTTGTGGACACAGGCTTTATTCATGGGAATTATTTCTAGCATCGCTTTTCTTCTCTTCTATCAGCAAAATCGAAAAATAAACCTAGAAGAGCTGCAAAATAGTATCGAAAAACGAGAGGTTTGGGTTGCTGTTTTTACTTCATTAACTATTTTTATTTTAAGCAATATTGGGTTTATCCTCTCTGGGACACCCCAATTTCAAGATTCAACAAGTATCTTTATCCTCAGAACGACGGTCAATTTCTCTGGTATTCTACTCCTTCTCACACAAGAGTCCCAGCAATACGATCGCTATCTACGTGAAGAATTGGTTGCCATCCACAACATGTTCCAACTGCAGTATAAACAATACCAAGCCTACCGAGAAAATAATGATCTCATCAGCAGAAAAGCCCATGATCTCAAGCATCAGCTCTACATTATCCAGCAGGAAGCAGATAAGCAAAAGCAACAACAATACCTCAAGGAAATGACAGTAGCCATTCAGAATTTTGAAGCTAAGATTGAAACAGGAAATCCCGTCCTTGATACCATTTTGACACAAAAAAATCAATACTGCCTCCAAAACAGTATCAATTTTACTTGTATCGTGCAGGGTCAGCTTCTCCATTTCATGGACATTATGGACATCTCTGCTCTTTTTGGAAATGCGATTGACAATGCCATTGAAGCTGTGGAAAAAATCAGCCAAGCCGAGCAACGCCTGATGACCTTAAAAGTCTCTCAACACAGCCAATTTATCGTCATTCGACTCGATAATTATGACACTTCTAATCTTGACTTATCCACAGGACAATTTCCCAGCACTTCAAAAGAAGATAAAAATCTCCATGGTATCGGCCTGAAAAGTATGGACTTTATTGTCCAAAAATATGGCGGCAATCTAACGCTCAGCAAGGAGGACAACTGGGTTCAACTAAAAATCTTACTTCCTGTGGAAAACAGTTAA
- a CDS encoding flavocytochrome c, with amino-acid sequence MKKKVWLGALLSLFAAVFLIACGSKSTNTAESSTPASSSKEEAVSGASEKVYTDPSELKDNYDVVVIGSGGAGMAAAVSAHDAGASVAVLEKMGEVGGNTAKSSAGMNASQTKFQDKEGINDSNDKFYEETLKGGGGTNDPELLRYLVDNSASAIDWLDGMGITLSNITTTGGMSEKRTHRPADGSAVGGYLVTGLYHNLTERKIPMFVNADVTNLEEKDGKISGVEVKIDGKTKKVAAKAVVIATGGFGADLEKVAQLNPKLKGYVTTNQAGSTGDGIALAEAKGAATVDMEQIQIHPTVEQEKAYLITEAIRGEGAILVNTKGERFFNELETRDKVSAAINGLEPNYAYVVFDSALKDRVKAIAQYEKKGLVKSGETLADLAKAIDVPADALQTTLDTWNKAVADKSDAAFGRSSGMDHALDKAPYYAIKIAPGIHHTMGGLKINTNTEVLNKEGQAIPGLYAAGEVTGGVHGKNRIGGNAVADIIVFGRQAGEQSAKFVKK; translated from the coding sequence ATGAAGAAGAAAGTTTGGCTAGGTGCCTTACTAAGTTTGTTCGCTGCTGTTTTCTTGATTGCTTGTGGAAGTAAATCAACCAATACAGCAGAATCGTCAACTCCTGCTTCATCTTCTAAAGAAGAAGCTGTTTCAGGAGCATCAGAGAAGGTCTATACAGATCCGTCAGAATTAAAAGACAACTATGATGTAGTTGTCATCGGTTCAGGTGGTGCAGGTATGGCTGCAGCAGTTTCTGCTCACGATGCAGGAGCAAGCGTAGCTGTTCTTGAAAAGATGGGAGAAGTAGGTGGAAATACCGCAAAATCATCCGCAGGTATGAATGCTTCTCAAACGAAATTCCAAGATAAAGAGGGAATTAACGATTCAAACGATAAATTCTATGAAGAAACCCTTAAAGGTGGTGGCGGAACAAACGACCCAGAATTGCTTCGCTATTTAGTAGATAACTCAGCATCTGCAATCGACTGGTTGGATGGTATGGGAATTACCCTCAGCAACATCACAACAACAGGTGGTATGAGTGAAAAACGAACTCACCGTCCAGCGGATGGTTCAGCAGTTGGTGGTTACCTTGTAACTGGTCTTTATCACAACTTGACAGAGCGCAAGATTCCAATGTTCGTCAATGCTGATGTGACAAATCTTGAAGAAAAAGACGGTAAGATTTCAGGTGTTGAAGTAAAAATTGATGGTAAAACAAAAAAAGTTGCAGCTAAAGCCGTCGTGATTGCAACAGGTGGTTTCGGTGCTGATTTAGAAAAAGTTGCTCAATTAAATCCCAAATTAAAAGGTTATGTCACAACAAACCAAGCAGGTTCAACAGGTGATGGGATTGCTCTTGCAGAAGCAAAAGGTGCTGCAACGGTTGATATGGAACAGATTCAAATCCACCCAACTGTTGAGCAAGAAAAAGCTTACTTGATTACAGAAGCTATCCGTGGAGAAGGTGCTATTTTGGTGAATACAAAAGGAGAGCGTTTCTTCAATGAATTGGAAACTCGTGATAAAGTTTCTGCAGCAATCAATGGTTTAGAGCCAAACTATGCTTACGTGGTGTTTGATTCAGCCTTGAAAGACCGCGTAAAAGCAATTGCTCAATATGAGAAAAAAGGTCTTGTGAAATCAGGTGAAACACTTGCAGATCTTGCAAAAGCAATTGATGTTCCAGCAGATGCCTTACAAACAACCTTGGATACATGGAATAAGGCTGTTGCAGATAAAAGTGATGCAGCATTTGGTCGGTCAAGCGGTATGGATCATGCTTTAGATAAAGCTCCTTACTATGCAATCAAGATTGCACCAGGTATTCACCACACAATGGGTGGTCTTAAAATTAATACCAATACAGAAGTATTGAACAAAGAAGGTCAAGCAATTCCAGGTCTTTACGCAGCTGGAGAAGTGACAGGTGGTGTTCACGGTAAAAACCGTATTGGTGGGAATGCCGTCGCAGATATTATTGTATTTGGTCGCCAAGCTGGTGAACAATCTGCGAAATTTGTGAAAAAATAA
- the rpsD gene encoding 30S ribosomal protein S4 has translation MSRYTGPSWKQARRLGLSLTGTGKELARRNYVPGQHGPNNRSKLSEYGLQLAEKQKLRFSYGVGEKQFRNLFVQATKIKGGILGFNFMLLLERRLDNVVYRLGLATTRRQARQFVNHGHILVDGKRVDIPSYRVEVGQVISVREKSLKVPAILEAVEATLGRPAFVSFDADKLEGSLTRLPERDEINPEINEALVVEFYNKML, from the coding sequence ATGTCACGTTATACAGGACCATCTTGGAAACAAGCACGCCGTCTTGGTTTGTCACTTACAGGTACAGGTAAAGAGCTTGCTCGTCGTAACTATGTACCAGGTCAACATGGACCAAACAACCGCAGCAAATTGTCAGAATACGGTTTGCAATTGGCTGAGAAACAAAAACTTCGTTTCTCTTACGGTGTAGGTGAGAAGCAATTCCGTAACTTGTTCGTACAAGCTACAAAAATCAAAGGCGGAATTCTTGGTTTCAACTTCATGCTTCTTCTTGAGCGTCGTTTGGACAACGTTGTTTACCGTCTTGGTCTTGCAACAACTCGTCGTCAAGCACGTCAATTTGTAAACCACGGTCATATCCTTGTTGACGGAAAACGCGTTGACATTCCTAGCTACCGTGTTGAAGTAGGTCAAGTGATTTCCGTTCGTGAAAAATCATTGAAAGTACCTGCAATCCTTGAAGCAGTTGAAGCAACTCTTGGACGTCCAGCATTCGTATCATTTGATGCTGATAAATTAGAAGGTTCATTAACTCGCCTTCCAGAACGCGACGAAATCAACCCAGAAATTAACGAAGCACTTGTCGTTGAATTCTACAACAAAATGCTTTAA
- the tnpA gene encoding IS200/IS605 family transposase, with protein MTKSSYSLSHTKWMCKYHIVFTPKYRRKAIYYKIRQDLIDIFRHLCQYKGVEIIEGHMMSDHVHMLVLIPPKLAISDFMGYLKSKSALMIFDKHANLKYKYGNRKFWARGYYVSTVGLNEKTVAKYIREQEKTDIALDKLSVKEYEDPFSDGGFRTR; from the coding sequence ATGACTAAAAGCAGTTATAGTTTATCACACACCAAATGGATGTGCAAATATCATATTGTCTTCACACCGAAGTACCGAAGAAAAGCCATATACTACAAAATTAGGCAGGATTTAATCGATATTTTCCGTCATCTATGCCAATATAAAGGAGTTGAAATTATTGAAGGTCACATGATGTCAGATCATGTTCACATGTTAGTTCTCATTCCTCCAAAACTTGCGATTTCTGATTTTATGGGCTATCTGAAAAGTAAAAGTGCCTTAATGATATTTGATAAACATGCGAATTTAAAATATAAGTATGGAAATCGCAAGTTTTGGGCAAGAGGCTATTACGTCAGTACGGTAGGATTAAACGAGAAAACTGTTGCGAAGTATATCCGTGAGCAGGAAAAGACTGACATCGCTCTTGATAAGTTGAGTGTTAAAGAGTATGAAGATCCATTTTCAGATGGAGGTTTTAGAACAAGATAA
- a CDS encoding Fic family protein, whose protein sequence is MSYKELKIIKYQHYDTLEEEYQRRLTSFGVIKTEMYPYLMQRDRFKTHQYPLFVVPLLELQLVSQKIQENSTRIKEIANLLPPVAHTQFYTEQLYKAVINTNEIEGIKTTRKDVSEAYRALQESSSKDIRLLSTVRMYHDIADNQLLTIDQLSVIRDIYDKLTDEENQLDGELFRDNIVSIVDQHSGKVEHIAPSTEKQIYLMLTSWIQFINDDTIPFLIKATLGHFFFENIHPFYDGNGRTGRYILSRYLARKLDIFSGLVISQKINENKKRYYKAFSTTGDSDNRAEGTFFVQTMLELIEEGQKDILNILKEKKVILDHFWQRMESNNDLTEIQRHILFLLLQSTTFVNHPKEGLTDRAIIDILASEFPRKTIKDSIAVLREKGMIAQIARKPSRHQLLNTDE, encoded by the coding sequence ATGTCTTATAAAGAATTAAAAATCATCAAATATCAACATTACGATACACTGGAAGAAGAATATCAACGAAGATTGACTAGTTTTGGTGTCATTAAAACAGAAATGTATCCCTATCTAATGCAAAGAGATCGTTTTAAAACCCATCAATATCCCTTATTTGTCGTTCCTTTGTTAGAACTACAATTAGTATCACAAAAAATACAGGAAAATTCGACAAGAATTAAAGAAATTGCAAACTTACTTCCCCCAGTCGCTCATACCCAATTTTATACAGAGCAACTCTACAAGGCTGTGATTAACACCAACGAAATAGAAGGCATTAAAACCACACGAAAAGATGTTTCAGAAGCCTATCGAGCCTTACAAGAATCTTCTTCGAAAGATATCCGTCTCTTGTCCACTGTACGCATGTATCACGATATTGCAGATAATCAATTACTCACAATCGACCAACTCTCAGTGATTCGAGATATTTATGATAAGCTCACTGATGAAGAAAACCAACTAGATGGTGAGCTGTTCCGTGACAATATCGTCAGCATTGTTGATCAGCACAGCGGGAAAGTAGAACATATCGCTCCATCAACTGAAAAGCAAATCTATTTGATGCTGACAAGCTGGATTCAATTCATCAACGATGACACAATTCCCTTCTTAATCAAGGCAACGCTAGGACATTTCTTTTTTGAAAACATTCATCCGTTTTACGATGGAAACGGGCGGACAGGTCGCTACATTTTATCTCGTTATCTAGCTAGAAAACTTGACATTTTTTCAGGTCTCGTTATTTCACAAAAAATCAATGAGAATAAAAAAAGATACTACAAAGCTTTCTCAACTACAGGAGATAGTGATAATCGTGCAGAGGGCACCTTCTTTGTTCAAACCATGCTAGAATTAATTGAGGAGGGACAAAAAGATATTCTTAACATACTAAAAGAGAAAAAGGTCATTCTTGATCATTTCTGGCAGCGGATGGAATCCAATAATGACCTGACAGAAATCCAAAGACACATCCTATTTCTCCTGCTGCAATCTACTACCTTTGTCAACCATCCCAAAGAAGGCTTGACAGACCGTGCTATCATTGATATTCTAGCTTCCGAGTTCCCTAGAAAAACCATCAAAGATAGCATTGCAGTATTACGAGAAAAAGGAATGATTGCCCAAATTGCCCGAAAACCAAGCAGACATCAATTACTCAACACTGACGAATAA
- a CDS encoding helix-turn-helix domain-containing protein produces MDNKEFGAKVRRLRENLGITREQFCEDEVELTARQLMRIEAGQSKPTLSKITFIAQRLGMTLYQLMPDYVELPSRYTKLKYDVLRVPTYGKPELVEKREALLEEIYDDFYDRLPEEEKIAIDAFRSALDVAETQTAHFGQEIIDEYFFQIRQKDSYKINDLLIIRLYIERIKYWQEEEQFPDFLELLEVLVHQVDVVIAEDLFVLRDVLMAAIGILGKSGKYEFFPRLFKALDDIMMMSQDFQKKPILSMLKWKYELFHTKNREQATFYYEEAINFAQLIGNTYLAERLEAEWQENIA; encoded by the coding sequence GTGGATAACAAAGAATTTGGGGCAAAAGTTCGACGATTGCGGGAAAATTTGGGTATTACTAGAGAGCAGTTTTGTGAAGATGAAGTTGAATTAACTGCTCGACAGTTGATGCGGATAGAAGCCGGACAATCTAAGCCAACATTGAGCAAAATTACCTTCATTGCCCAACGTTTGGGTATGACTCTTTATCAATTGATGCCGGATTATGTCGAGTTGCCATCTCGTTATACAAAGTTAAAGTACGATGTGTTACGTGTACCTACATACGGAAAGCCTGAATTAGTAGAGAAACGTGAGGCTCTCTTAGAAGAAATCTATGATGACTTCTATGATAGATTACCAGAAGAAGAAAAGATAGCGATAGATGCCTTTCGGTCAGCGCTAGATGTTGCAGAAACGCAAACAGCACACTTTGGTCAGGAAATTATTGATGAGTACTTTTTTCAGATCCGCCAGAAAGATTCGTATAAAATTAATGATTTGTTAATTATACGCCTCTATATAGAACGCATAAAATATTGGCAAGAAGAAGAGCAGTTTCCAGATTTTTTAGAGTTACTAGAAGTCTTAGTCCATCAAGTAGATGTCGTAATCGCAGAAGACTTATTTGTCCTGCGTGACGTTCTAATGGCAGCAATTGGGATATTAGGAAAATCGGGAAAATACGAATTTTTTCCTAGACTATTCAAAGCTTTAGATGACATCATGATGATGAGTCAGGATTTTCAGAAGAAGCCAATTTTGAGTATGCTAAAGTGGAAATATGAGTTATTCCATACAAAGAATAGGGAACAAGCAACATTTTACTATGAAGAAGCGATTAATTTTGCTCAGCTAATTGGGAATACATATCTTGCAGAGCGACTGGAAGCGGAATGGCAGGAAAATATTGCCTAA
- a CDS encoding LytR/AlgR family response regulator transcription factor — MNIAIVEDQKVEQERLSKYIHNYCQKIKRPVDITCFNDGIDITSDYQHRFDIIYLDVEMEIMDGMTTAKKIRAVDKDVLIVFVTNHSQVAIQGYSVEAIDFLLKPLSNFVFEEHFKKMLRKLPSPEEEQHYLYVKNKASTFKIPQKDIYYLESDGHQLHIHSKQETITISNTLKNMEQLLDKKSFFRSNSGYIVNLAYVEKIEGNLAYIKGEPLQISRPRKKDFMTALTNYIGDTLL; from the coding sequence ATGAACATCGCAATTGTAGAAGACCAAAAAGTCGAGCAAGAACGACTCAGTAAGTATATTCACAACTACTGCCAAAAGATCAAACGCCCTGTAGACATCACCTGTTTTAACGACGGTATTGATATCACCAGTGACTACCAGCATCGCTTCGATATTATCTATTTGGATGTGGAAATGGAAATCATGGACGGTATGACGACTGCTAAAAAGATTCGTGCGGTAGACAAAGATGTCTTGATTGTCTTTGTAACCAACCATTCTCAGGTAGCCATTCAGGGATATTCTGTTGAAGCAATCGACTTTCTCCTCAAACCACTTAGCAACTTCGTTTTTGAAGAACATTTCAAAAAAATGCTTCGAAAGCTTCCTAGCCCCGAAGAGGAGCAGCACTATCTCTATGTAAAAAATAAGGCTTCCACTTTTAAAATTCCTCAAAAGGACATCTATTATCTGGAAAGTGACGGCCACCAACTCCATATCCATAGCAAGCAAGAAACCATTACCATCAGCAATACCTTAAAAAACATGGAACAATTGCTCGATAAAAAGAGTTTCTTTCGTTCTAATTCAGGCTATATTGTTAATCTCGCTTATGTAGAAAAAATCGAAGGTAATCTAGCCTATATCAAGGGAGAACCCTTGCAAATCAGTCGACCTCGTAAGAAAGATTTCATGACTGCTCTGACCAATTACATCGGAGACACCTTGCTATGA
- a CDS encoding Veg family protein gives MSDAFTDVAKMKQIKEDIKNHEGQVVELTLENGRKREKNKQGRITEVYQSLFIVEYEDPNNTYVESYTYSDVLTEKILIHYLD, from the coding sequence ATGAGTGATGCATTTACAGATGTTGCTAAGATGAAGCAAATCAAAGAAGATATTAAAAACCATGAAGGGCAAGTTGTTGAATTAACCCTTGAAAATGGCCGAAAACGGGAGAAAAATAAGCAAGGTCGAATTACAGAGGTGTATCAATCCCTCTTTATCGTAGAATATGAAGACCCGAATAATACCTATGTAGAATCCTATACCTATTCTGATGTGTTAACAGAAAAGATTTTGATTCATTATTTGGATTAG